In Malassezia japonica chromosome 2, complete sequence, one DNA window encodes the following:
- the cyp15 gene encoding peptidylprolyl isomerase (EggNog:ENOG503NXBP; COG:O) — protein MTEATSAAPKRPRSAEPLDESSDDEMGPMPVQAGTESAAEAEKSKRRKTLQYERLYLDQLPSADRYYKSLMHRDTINFVSVTPHTAFVVTTSIDGHVKFWKKQTSGIEFVKHYRAHVAMVVNVCTSADGAYFATIAADGSVKVFDVLNFDLINMIDLPYTPRACCWVHRRGSADLVLAIAEENSTSVRFYDGRGDGTPTDTVTHMHRQPCHLLAYHEPSDCVVSADVGGMVEYWQPTEPYQVPPGLFSLKSSTDLFEFKKTRSAPTTLTFSHDYSQFVTTSACDRQVRVFSFAKGKLLRKYDESLTAVQEMQQAGTAAYQLDDMEFGRRLAVERELDATALSGLADATLNATGAGTANAIFDESGNFLLYGTMFGIKVVNLKSNKVCRLLGKDETMRFLHLSMYQGIPDKKNPTSIDLAASENPLVQKAEQDPTLFCSAFKRGRFYMFTRSEPESDPNSKLSGSDRDVFNEKPTREEQAVASTVPAARKRVVANNATLHTTLGDIQLKLYPDLVPKTVENFVGLAKKKYYDGVIFHRVIKKFMLQTGDPLGDGTGGESLWGKEFEDEFTPELRHDKPYTLSMANAGPNTNGSQFFITTVPTPWLDDKHTVFGQATAGLDVIHQIEHCKKRRGDRPEEPIEILSVSLGN, from the coding sequence ATGACcgaggcgacgagcgcagcgccgaagcggccgcgcagcgcggagccgctcgacgagagcTCCGACGATGAAATGGGCCCTATGCCTGTGCAGGCGGGGACAGAGAGTGCTGCAGAGGCGGAAAAGagcaagcgccgcaagacGCTGCAGTACGAGCGCCTGTacctcgaccagctgccgagcgcagaCCGCTACTACAAGTCGCTGATGCACCGCGACACGATCAACTTTGTGTCTGTGACGCCGCACACCGCATTTGTGGTGACGACGTCGATCGACGGGCACGTCAAGTTTTGGAAAAAGCAGACGAGCGGCATCGAGTTCGTCAAGCACTaccgcgcgcacgtcgcgatGGTCGTCAACGTATGCACGTCGGCGGACGGCGCGTACTTTGCGACGATCGCTGCCGACGGCTCGGTCAAGGTGTTTGATGTGCTCAACTTTGACCTGATCAACATGATCGACCTCCCATATACCCcccgcgcctgctgctgggtgcatcgccgcggcagcgccgatTTGGTGCTCGCCATCGCCGAAGAGAATAGCACCTCGGTCCGCTTCTACGACGGGCGGggcgacggcacgccgacggATACCGTGACGCACATGCACCGCCAGCCGTGCCACCTGCTCGCCTACCacgagccgagcgactGTGTGGTGTCGGCCGACGTTGGCGGCATGGTCGAGTACTGGCAGCCGACCGAGCCCTACCAGGTGCCCCCGGGGCTCTTTTCCCTCAAGTCGTCCACGGATCTGTTCGAGTTCAAAAAGACGCGCTCCGCACCGACGACGCTCACCTTCTCGCATGATTATTCGCAGTTTGTCACGACGTCCGCATGCGATCGCCAGGTGCGCGTCTTTTCGTTTGCCAAGGgcaagctcctgcgcaagtACGACGAGTCGCTCACGGCTGTGCAAGAGATGCAGCAGGCAGGCACAGCCGCGTACCAGCTCGACGACATGGAGTTTGGGCGCCGCCTTGcagtcgagcgcgagctcgacgcgaccGCGCTCAGCGGTCTCGCTGACGCGACGCTGaacgcgaccggcgcgggcaCAGCCAATGCCATCTTTGACGAGAGCGGAAACTTTTTGCTCTACGGCACCATGTTTGGCATCAAGGTCGTGAACCTCAAGTCGAACAAGGTGTGCCGCCTCCTGGGCAAGGACGAGACGATGCGCTTTCTGCATTTGTCCATGTACCAGGGCATTCCGGACAAGAAGAACCCGACGAGCATCGATCTTGCCGCGTCCGAGAACCCGCTCGTGCaaaaggccgagcaggaccCGACGCTGTTCTGCTCGGCTTTCAAGCGGGGCCGCTTCTACATGTTTacgcgcagcgagccggAGAGCGACCCCAACTCCAAGCTCAGCGGCTCGGACCGCGACGTGTTCAACGAGAAGCCcacgcgcgaggagcaggcggtTGCAAGCACCGTGCCGGCAGCCAGgaagcgcgtcgtggcCAACAATGCGACGTTGCACACGACACTCGGCGATATCCAGCTCAAACTGTACCCTGATCTGGTGCCCAAGACGGTGGAAAACTTTGTGGGGCTCGCCAAGAAAAAGTACTACGATGGCGTCATCTTTCACCGCGTCATTAAAAAGTTCATGCTCCAGACCGGAGACCCTCTGGGCGACGGCACCGGAGGAGAGAGTCTTTGGGGCAAAGAGTTTGAAGACGAGTTCACGCCGGAACTGCGCCACGACAAGCCCTACACATTGAGCATGGCGAACGCGGGGCCGAATACCAACGGCTCGCAGTTCTTTATTACGACCGTGCCTACACCGTGGCTCGATGACAAGCATACCGTGTTCGGACAGGCGACCGCCGGCCTCGATGTCATCCACCAGATCGAGCACTGCAAGaaacgccgcggcgaccggcCCGAAGAGCCGATCGAAATCCTGAGTGTCTCGCTGGGCAATTAG
- the CCT5 gene encoding T-complex protein 1 subunit epsilon (COG:O; EggNog:ENOG503NVV4; BUSCO:EOG09261HM3): protein MAEPQVAYAQDEYGNPFIVVREQGKKTRAQGTQAIKDHIQAARTVSNIVRTSLGPRGLDKILISPDGDIQVTNDGATIMSNMELEHQIAKLLVELSKSQDDEIGDGTTGVVVLAGALLEQSEALIDRGIHPIRIADGFERACDIAVAELEKTADKVEFTREHIDELLKVAKTCLGSKIVSKASDKFARIAIDAVLSVADLERRDVDFELIKVDGKVGGSLEDSALVHGVVIDKDMSHPQMPREIRDARIAILTCPLEPPRPKTKHKLDISSVEEYRRLEEYERKTFEGMIQKIKDCGANLVVCQWGFDDEANHLLLQHELPAVRWVGGPELELIAIATNGRIVPRFEDLSADKLGHAGLVKEVSFGTTRDRMLVIEECANSRAVTAFLRGSNKMIIDEAKRALHDAMCVVRSLVKDNRVVYGGGAAEICASIAVSRTADEIATIEQYAMRAFAQALDAIPLALAENSGLAPIENLAVVKSRQVNEKNARFGVDCMGVGDNDMKECRVFDPLVSKRQQFLLAAQLVRAVLKIDDVIEQHALDM, encoded by the exons ATGGCGGAACCTCAGGTGGCGTACGCGCAGGATGAGTACGGCAATCCGTTCATTGTCGTGCGTGAGCAGGGAAAGAAGACGCGTGCGCAAGGCACGCAGGCGATCAAGGACCATatccaggcggcgcgcaccgtgtCCAACATTGTGCGCACCTCGCTTGGTCCGCGCGGTCTCGACAAGATTCTGATCAGCCCCGACGGCGATATCCAAGTCACGAACGACGGTGCGACGATCATGTCGAACATGGAGCTGGAGCACCAGATTGCCAAGCTGCTCGTGGAGCTCTCCAAGAGCCAGGACGACGAGATTGGCGACGGTACGACCGGCGTCGTGGTCCTGGCcggtgcgctcctcgagcagtccgaggcgctgatCGACCGCGGTATCCACCCGATCcgcatcgccgacggctttgagcgcgcgtgcgacattgccgtcgccgagctcgaaaAGACCGCCGACAAGGTCGAGTTTACCCGCGAGCAcatcgacgagctgctcaaggtCGCCAAGACGTGTCTCGGAAGCAAAAT CGTCTCCAAGGCGTCCGACAAGtttgcgcgcatcgcgaTCGACGCAGTGCTCAGCGTCGcggacctcgagcgccgcgacgtggaCTTTGAGCTGATCAAGGTCGACGGCAAGGtcggcggctcgctcgaggactcggcgctcgtgcacggcgTGGTGATCGACAAGGATATGTCCCACCCGCAGATGCCGCGTGAgatccgcgacgcgcgcatcgccatCCTCACATGCCCGCTCGAGCCCCCGCGTCCCAAGACGAAGCACAAGCTCGACATTAGCTCCGTCGAAGAGTACCGCCGTCTCGAGGAGTACGAGCGCAAAACGTTTGAGGGCATGATTCAAAAGATCAAGGACTGCGGCGCGAACCTCGTCGTGTGCCAGTGGGGCTTTGATGACGAGGCGAACCACCTGCTGCTTCAGCACGAGCTGCCGGCCGTCCGCTGGGTGGGCGGTCCCGAACTCGAGCTGATTGCCATTGCGACGAACGGTCGCATCGTGCCGCGCTTCGAGGACCTCTCTGCCGACAAGCTAGGCCACGCGGGCCTCGTCAAGGAGGTCAGCTTTggcacgacgcgcgaccGCATGCTGGTGATTGAAGAGTGCGCCAACTCGCGCGCGGTTACGGCCTTCCTCCGCGGCTCGAACAAGATGAtcatcgacgaggcgaagcgtgcgctgcacgacgccaTGTGCGTCGTCCGCAGCCTCGTGAAGGATAACCGCGTGGTgtacggcggcggcgctgccgagaTCTGCGCGTCGATTGCcgtgtcgcgcaccgccgacgaGATTGCGACGATTGAGCAGTACGCGATGCGTGCGTTTGCGCAAGCCCTGGACGCGATCCccctggcgctcgccgaaAACAGCGGCCTGGCGCCCATCGAGAACTTGGCGGTGGTCAAGTCGCGGCAAGTCAACGAGAAGAACGCGCGTTTCGGCGTCGACTGCATGGGCGTCGGTGACAACGACATGAAGGAGTGCCGCGTCTTTGACCCGCTCGTCTCCAAGCGCCAGCAGttcctcctcgccgcgcagctcgtccgcgccgtgctcaagatcgacgacgtgatcgagcagcacgcacTGGATATGTAG
- a CDS encoding uncharacterized protein (BUSCO:EOG09263CAH; COG:J; EggNog:ENOG503NX0S), giving the protein MRFYEKPLPDTEEIVMCQVRQIAEMGAYVKLLEYDNAEGMILLSELSRRRIRSIQKLIRVGRNEVVVVLRVDKEKGYIDLSKRRVSPEDVIKCEERYSKSRAVNSIVAHVSGKLGRPIEELYETVVWPLDRTYGHSYDAFKLSVTEAAKVFDGLQIDEDVRRELEANIARRLTPQPVKIRADVEVSCFGYEGIDAVKEALRAGEALSTETIPIKIKLVAPPLYVLVTHSTDKQGGIALLEQALEKITESIEKSDGKVSIKMKPKTVSAVEDEELAQLMARVEKENTEVQGDDDSEEEED; this is encoded by the exons ATGCGATTCTACGAGAAACCGCTCCCCGACACGGAGGAGATTGTGATGTGCCAAGTCCGGCAGATTGCCGAGATGGGTGCATACGTCAAGCTCCTCGAGTACGACAACGCCGAGGGCATGATTCTCTTGTCCGAGCTGTCGCGACGACGCATCCGCAGTATCCAGAAGCTGATCCGTGTGGGCCGCAACGAGGTGGTCGTTGTGCTCCGTGTGGACAAGGAAAAGGGCTACATTGACCTGTCTAAGCGCCGTGTCTCGCCCGAGGACGTGATCAAGTGCGAGGAGCGCTACTCCAAGTCGCGTGCCGTGAACAGCATTGTGGCGCACGTTTCCGGCAAGCTCGGCCGCCCGATTGAGGAGCTGTACGAGACTGTGGTCTGGCCGCTCGACCGTACGTACGGCCACTCGTACGATGCATTCAAGCTGTCCGTTAC CGAAGCTGCCAAGGTCTTTGACGGCCTGCagatcgacgaggacgtgcgccgcgagctcgaggcgaacatcgcgcgccgcctgacGCCTCAGCCCGTCAAGATCCGTGCGGACGTCGAGGTGTCCTGCTTTGGCTACGAGGGCATTGACGCGGTGAaggaggcgctgcgcgctggcgaggcgctctcCACCGAAACGATCCCCATCAAGATCAAGCTGGTCGCTCCTCCGCTCTATGTTCTTGTTACCCACTCTACGGACAAGCAGGGCGGCATTGCGCTCctggagcaggcgctcgaaaAGATCACCGAGTCGATCGAGAAGAGCGACGGCAAGGTTTCGATCAAGATGAAGCCCAAGACGGTGTccgccgtcgaggacgaggaacTCGCACAGCTCATGGCCCGTGTCGAAAAGGAGAACACCGAGGTGcagggcgacgacgactccgaggaggaggaggactAA
- the UFD2 gene encoding RING-type E3 ubiquitin transferase (COG:O; BUSCO:EOG09260NWN; EggNog:ENOG503NUGY), whose protein sequence is MADAGVWPAWEAATAADVFHVTLTESEPNYVYLPDLADELREEGAEVRLSLGMADRILIARLSQDTTYNNETSWDYLVHAWTRCRDAEGRTRTQLPAPLVEHGLKALQHARGLLTSYTGLVVQMPDMFPCYEKHGKTLSPSALVPTFLHLASTAGMDDETDAPTDEWASPRIADTPQFIADWVARFGPEDTLGETLGVAMHALVQRVRKGALSEPQSTPEPAAEQPVDPNDVQSVLAHLLGVADPRAQSSAPKESEGMTIAGLDWRPIQMAVVAALECRPLAAAVPGFASFSPNVPAPMLERESLFGPLLRLSCFADAYPNMAKSHFSEAKSRSPIELENSMQSLRMALDVVQSNNFRIFNALVRSDASAREKVLAFVGHACALNVKRGAMQARAREIASDAFMVNLYDVVLRFAMPFVDVSCAKIDRIDMNYLQYQRRWDTQSLTRIHASEADAAAWMAAGAAPPAPPNFITEIFFLGTRLTNLALGKAIRRVDDREKEMDRLQKRIDEFEADRSNWQALPQGARVEQVIKRAQAQYDKLHGEVLAAQTQLLAPQFVQRVIQFTSFTMMWLVRLGDDKHAHPMPMVALPLSQEPSELFRMLPEHMFEDVCDTILFYARRKPDVLDESAKNSVVAFCTTFLSSGWWIRNPFLKAKLAEMLSYNVMPYGPYKSGVLGDTINSHPLALQHLVPALIAFWIDAESTGSNSQFYDKFNIRYHLVQIFKEIWTNPDHKKHLYQQATQFPTEFTIFINRLMNDVTFLLDDALDKLVELHAKQVEVDDRASWEERTAEERQEHEGIMRSIQGQIRSDLGLGHEFLRLLIKFTAETSASFMTPEIVDRLAAMLDYNLDLLVGPRCQELKVKDPKKVGFDPRSLLSEILSVFLNLAPHDEFATAIARDGRSYSRETFSKAASIAHRHMLKSPPDIDALASLVDRVERVKQADADEEEDLGDVPDEFLDPLLATIMRDPVRLPSSRTVLDRSTIKAHLLSDSKDPFNRMPLTLDQVQPDDALRAQIEAFLQERKASTTRRPQ, encoded by the exons ATGGCCGACGCTGGGGTATGGCCGGCCTGGgaggcggcgacggccgccgacgtgtTCCACGTCACGCTGACG GAGAGTGAACCGAACTATGTGTATCTGCCCGATttggccgacgagctccgcgAAGAAGGCGCCGAAGTACGTCTGTCGCTCGGCATGGCGGACCGGATCCTGATCGCACGCCTGTCGCAGGATACGACATACAACAACGAGACGAGCTGGGACTACCTGGTGCATGCGTGGACGCGGTGCCGCGACGCAGAGGGCCGCACGCGTACGCagctgccggcgccgctcgtcgagcatggcctcaaggcgctgcagcatgCGCGGGGCCTGCTCACGAGCTACACAGGCCTTGTCGTGCAGATGCCTGACATGTTCCCATGCTACGAAAAACACGGCAAGACGCTCTCGCCGAGTGCACTGGTTCCCACGTTCTTGCACCTCGCATCGACTGCTGGCATGGACGACGAGACGGATGCACCGACCGACGAGTGGGCGTCGCCGCGTATCGCCGATACGCCACAATTTATCGCCGACTGGGTCGCGCGTTTCGGGCCGGAGGAtacgctcggcgagacgctcggcgtggcgatgcatgcgctcgtgcagcgcgtccgtAAAGGCGCGCTCTCCGAGCCGCAGAGCACGCCAGAGCCGGCCGCGGAGCAGCCGGTCGATCCCAACGACGTTCAGAGTGTgcttgcgcacctgctTGGCGTCGCCGACCCCCGGGCGCAGTCTTCCGCGCCGAAGGAGAGCGAAGGGATGACGATTGCCGGCCTCGACTGGCGCCCCATCCAGATGGCTGTTGTGGCGGCACTCGAGTGCCGCCcgcttgcggcggccgtgccaGGCTTTGCCTCCTTCTCGCCAAacgtgcctgcgccgatGCTCGAACGCGAGTCGCTCTTTGGCCCCCTGCTGCGTCTGTCGTGCTTTGCCGACGCCTATCCAAACATGGCCAAGTCGCATTTTTCCGAGGCcaagtcgcgctcgccgatcgAGCTCGAAAACAGCATGCAGTCGCTCCgcatggcgctcgacgtggtgcAGTCGAACAACTTCCGCATCTTTaacgcgctcgtgcgtTCCGATGCGAGCGCGCGGGAAAAGGTACTTGCGTTTGTCGGgcacgcgtgcgcgctcAACGTGAAGCGCGGTGCGAtgcaggcgcgtgcgcgcgagaTTGCCTCGGATGCGTTCATGGTCAATCTGTACGATGTCGTGCTGCGCTTTGCGATGCCGTTTGTCGATGTCAGCTGTGCCAAGATTGACCGTATCGACATGAACTACTTGCAGTACCAGCGCCGCTGGGACACGCAGAGCCTCACGCGCATCCACGCGTCCGaggcggacgcggcggcgtggatggccgcgggcgccgcgccgccggccccGCCCAACTTTATCACCGAGATCTTCTTTTTGGGCACGCGCCTGACCAatcttgcgctcggcaaggcgaTCCGGCGTGTCGATGACCGCGAAAAAGAGATGGATCGCCTGCAGAAGCGGATCGATGAGTTTGAGGCAGACCGCAGCAACTGGCAGGCACttccgcaaggcgcgcgtgtcgagcaggtgatcaagcgggcgcaggcgcagtaCGACAAGCTACacggcgaggtgcttgcCGCACagacgcagctgctcgcgccgcagtTTGTGCAGCGCGTGATCCAGTTTACGAGCTTCACCATGATGTGGCTTGtgcgccttggcgacgACAAGCACGCCCACCCTATGCCGATGGTGGCGCTTCCGCTGTCGCAGGAGCCGTCGGAGCTGTTCCGCATGCTGCCCGAGCACATGTTTGAGGACGTTTGCGATACGATCCTCTTTtatgcgcgccgcaagcccgacgtgctcgacgagagTGCAAAGAACAGCGTTGTGGCGTTCTGTACGACGTTCTTGTCTTCTGGGTGGTGGATTCGGAACCCCTTTTTGAAAGccaagctcgccgagatgcTCTCTTACAATGTGATGCCCTACGGCCCGTACAAGTCGGGTGTGCTGGGCGACACGATCAACAGCCACCCtcttgcgctgcagcatcTCGTGCCTGCGCTGATTGCCTTTTGGATCGATGCAGAGAGCACCGGATCCAACTCGCAGTTTTACGACAAGTTCAATATCCGCTACCACCTCGTGCAGATCTTTAAGGAGATCTGGACCAACCCTGACCACAAGAAGCACCTCTACCAGCAAGCGACGCAGTTCCCCACCGAGTTTACCATCTTTATCAACCGGCTGATGAACGACGTCACGTTCTTGCTGGACGATGCACTCGACAAGCTCGTGGAGCTGCACGCCAAGCAGGTTgaggtcgacgaccgcgcTTCGTGGGAGGAGCGTACGGCCGAAGAGCGCCAGGAGCACGAAGGGATCATGCGCAGTATCCAAGGACAGATCCGCAgcgacctcggcctcggccacgAGTTCCTGCGGCTCCTGATCAAGTTTACGGCTGAGACCAGTGCGTCGTTCATGACGCCCGAAATTGTCGACCGCCTTGCGGCGATGCTCGACTACAACCTGGATTTGCTGGTCGGTCCCCGCTGCCAGGAACTCAAGGTAAAGGACCCCAAAAAGGTCGGTTTCGACCCGCGCAGCCTGCTCAGTGAGATCCTCTCGGTCTTTTTGAATTTGGCGCCGCACGATGAGTTTGCGACGGCgattgcgcgcgacgggcgcagCTACTCGCGCGAGACCTTTTCCAAGGCGGCGAGCATTGCGCACCGGCACATGCTCAAGAGCCCGCCCGACATTGACGCGCTTGCGTCGCTTGTCGatcgtgtcgagcgcgtcaaACAGGcagacgccgacgaggaagaggaccTGGGCGATGTCCCCGACGAGTTCCTCGACCCTCTGCTGGCGACGATCATGCGCGACCCGGTGCGCCTCCCCTCGAGCCGcacggtgctcgaccgGTCTACGATCAAGGCACACCTCCTGAGCGACTCCAAGGACCCCTTCAACCGCATGCCGCTCACCCTCGACCAGGTGCAGcccgacgatgcgctccgtGCGCAGATCGAGGCCTTCctgcaggagcgcaaggcctCCACCACCCGGCGGCCGCAGTGA
- the ALG1 gene encoding chitobiosyldiphosphodolichol beta-mannosyltransferase (BUSCO:EOG09262Z2S; TransMembrane:2 (o6-23i98-120o); COG:O; SECRETED:SignalP(1-28); CAZy:GT33; EggNog:ENOG503NTXV): MAYREAGAAGAVLAVLLALLLVYRLTRGVEKKCAAVVVVGDVGRSPRMCYHATSLVQHGWKVRVIGYFDTRLPPALEGKVECVPLYNPPAFVARLPRALFALVALIKVPLVALSLFHALAGRASAPEVVVVQTPPAIPSLLVARIACVLRGSRLVIDWHNLGYTILGLKLGASSKLVRLAERLERWSGRRADAHFFVTKGMRDVLVKSWGLQGTPRVLYDRPGQNFCPVTLQERGKLLTRLADDIGDEGLRNGHAVVVTSTSWTPDEDMDMLLDAMSKYEETAQNPRMALPPISLLITGKGPLRDMYKAKFATRAEAEKWTKVNMNTAWLAAEDYPRLLSAADLGISLHSSSSGLDLPMKVVDMLGSGLLVCALDFPCLKELVQPRVNGEVFQDSNGLAQAMVRLLQGFPDEHEAGEIAGNFLTGPTPRTWNENWDQVVLPLLPS, from the coding sequence ATGGCGTACAGagaggccggcgcggctggcgcggtgctcgcggTGCTCCTAGCCTTGCTGCTAGTCTATCGACtgacgcgcggcgtcgagaaaaagtgcgcggcggtggtCGTCGTGGGCGACGTGGGGCGCAGCCCACGTATGTGCTACCACGCGACGAGTctcgtgcagcacggcTGGAAAGTTCGTGTTATCGGCTATTTTGACACGCGTCTCCCCCCTGCGCTCGAAGGGAAAGTTGAGTGCGTTCCGCTCTATAATCCTCCTGCGTTTGTGGCGCGACTGCCCCGTGCGCTCTTTGCACTTGTCGCTCTAATCAAGGTGCCACTCGTCGCCCTCTCGCTGTtccacgcgctcgctggCCGGGCGTCAGCGCCCGAGGTGGTTGTGGTACAGACGCCGCCTGCGATCCCGTCTCTGCTCGTAGCGCGAATCGCGTGCGTGCTGCGGGGCAGCCGGTTGGTGATCGATTGGCACAACCTCGGCTACACGATTCTCGGGCTgaagctcggcgcgtcgagcaagctcgtgcgcctcgcagAGCGCCTCGAACGGTGGTCGGGGCGTCGTGCGGATGCGCACTTCTTTGTTACTAAGGGAATGCGCGATGTACTGGTCAAGAGCTGGGGTCTCCAGGGCACGCCACGCGTCCTGTACGACCGCCCGGGCCAAAACTTTTGCCCCGTGACGCTCCaggagcgcggcaagctcctgacgcgcctcgcggacgATATCGGTGACGAAGGGCTCAGGAACGGCCATGCAGTCGTCGTCACCAGCACGTCCTGGACGCCAGACGAGGACATGGATatgctcctcgacgccaTGTCCAAGTACGAAGAAACGGCACAGAATCCCCGTATGGCCCTGCCGCCCATTTCGCTGCTAATAACCGGCAAGGGGCCGCTCCGCGATATGTACAAGGCCAAGTTTGCGActcgtgccgaggcggaaaAGTGGACCAAGGTGAATATGAACACGGCAtggctcgcggccgaggacTATCCCCGCTTGCTTAGCGCTGCGGATCTCGGCATCTCGCTGCAttcgagctcgtcgggtCTCGACCTTCCGATGAAGGTCGTCGACATGCTCGGTTCTGGCCTGCTCGTGTGCGCGCTCGACTTTCCGTGCCTCAAGGAGCTCGTCCAACCGCGGGTCAATGGCGAAGTGTTCCAGGACTCAAACGGCCTGGCACAGGCCATGGTGCGACTCTTGCAGGGATTCCCGGACGAACACGAGGCAGGCGAGATCGCAGGCAACTTCTTGACGGGGCCGACGCCACGGACCTGGAACGAGAACTGGGATCAGGTCGTGCTGCCACTCCTGCCGTCCTGA